One Hippoglossus stenolepis isolate QCI-W04-F060 chromosome 9, HSTE1.2, whole genome shotgun sequence genomic region harbors:
- the fbp1a gene encoding fructose-1,6-bisphosphatase 1a, whose translation MSDRGTFDTNVVTMTRFVMEEGRRAKGTGELTTLLNAVGTAVKAISSAVRKAGIAHLYGIAGSTNVTGDQVKKLDILSNDLIINMIKSSFTSCVLVSEENDKAIIVEPDTRGKYIVCFDPLDGSSNIDCLVSIGTIFAIYRKTTDDEPCEKDSLQPGRNLVAAGYALYGSATMVVLSTGQGVNCFMLDPAIGEFILVDRDVKIKKRGKIYSLNEGYAKYFDPAVTEYLQKKKFPEDGTEPYGARYIGSMVADVHRTLMYGGIFLYPGNVKSPKGKLRLLYEGNPMAFIIEQAGGMASTGLENILDIQPDSIHQRAPVAMGSPEDVLEYIAICQKHVKK comes from the exons atgtcCGACCGAGGAACCTTCGACACCAACGTGGTCACCATGACCCGGTTCGTCATGGAGGAGGGCCGGAGGGCGAAGGGCACCGGGGAGCTGACCACGCTGCTGAACGCCGTGGGCACGGCGGTGAAGGCCATCTCCAGCGCCGTGCGTAAAGCTGGGATCGCTCACCT TTACGGCATTGCTGGAAGCACGAACGTGACGGGAGACCAGGTGAAGAAGCTGGACATTCTGTCCAATGACCTGATCATCAACATGATCAAGTCGTCCTTCACCTCCTGCGTTCTGGTGTCTGAAGAGAACGACAAAGCCATCATTGTAGAGCCGGACACTAGG GGAAAATACATCGTGTGCTTCGATCCTTTGGACGGCTCCTCCAACATCGACTGTCTCGTCTCCATCGGCACCATCTTTGCCATCTACAGAAAG ACCACAGACGATGAGCCGTGTGAGAAGGACTCGCTGCAGCCCGGCAGAAACCTTGTGGCAGCCGGCTACGCCCTCTACGGCAGCGCCACCATGGTCGTGCTCTCCACCGGCCAAGGAGTCAACTGCTTCATGCTCGACCCA GCAATCGGTGAATTTATCCTGGTTGATCGGGACGTGAAGATCAAGAAGCGAGGGAAGATTTACAGCTTGAACGAAGGCTATGCAAAGTACTTCGACCCCGCCGTCACAGAGtacctgcagaagaagaagttcCCTGAG GACGGCACTGAGCCCTATGGTGCCCGCTACATTGGTTCCATGGTGGCAGACGTTCACCGAACGCTGATGTATGGAGGCATCTTTTTATACCCAGGCAATGTGAAGAGCCCCAAGGGAAAG CTGCGGCTGCTGTACGAAGGCAACCCCATGGCCTTCATCATCGAGCAGGCGGGGGGCATGGCCTCCACCGGATTAGAGAACATCCTGGACATCCAGCCGGACAGCATCCACCAGCGGGCTCCCGTGGCTATGGGCTCCCCGGAGGACGTGCTGGAGTACATCGCCATCTGCCAGAAACACGTCAAGAAGTGA